The Microbacter sp. GSS18 genome has a segment encoding these proteins:
- a CDS encoding PaaX family transcriptional regulator C-terminal domain-containing protein, whose protein sequence is MADILDDLDSRPGSTTSLLRTIIGVYLRELGGWIAVADLLVLLDALEVPPPRARTAIARLKKKEILIPEARDRVIGYRLAADAVPMLESGDRRIYHPRAMDLDSEWCLVSFSIPEEERHLRHQLRRRLHWIGCGTVSQALWIAPAYLVDEVEDILVDLAVRDRATVFVAHRPRVAGDLADAVAHWWDLDAIRSYYDTFITEHAHQVEADDIPGREAFARYVRSIDTWRIIPYIDPGLPRELLPHDWPGEEGSRLMLHLRDRYRAPAADFVSTVTGTGLGSHIREGSGATPEPLPSGP, encoded by the coding sequence ATGGCTGACATTCTCGACGACCTGGACTCCCGCCCCGGGAGCACGACATCGCTTCTGCGTACGATCATCGGCGTCTATCTTCGCGAGCTGGGCGGCTGGATCGCCGTCGCGGACCTGCTCGTTCTGCTCGACGCACTCGAGGTTCCGCCGCCTCGGGCGCGCACGGCGATCGCTCGCCTCAAGAAGAAGGAGATCCTGATCCCGGAAGCCCGCGATCGGGTCATCGGCTACCGGCTCGCTGCCGACGCCGTCCCCATGCTCGAGAGCGGCGATCGCCGCATCTATCACCCTCGCGCCATGGACCTCGACAGCGAGTGGTGCCTCGTGTCCTTCTCCATCCCCGAGGAGGAGCGGCACCTGCGCCACCAACTGCGGCGTCGCCTGCACTGGATCGGCTGCGGCACGGTCTCCCAGGCACTGTGGATAGCGCCGGCGTACCTGGTCGACGAGGTCGAGGACATCCTCGTCGACCTCGCGGTGCGCGATCGCGCCACCGTGTTCGTGGCACACCGGCCACGGGTCGCGGGCGACCTCGCCGATGCTGTAGCGCATTGGTGGGATCTCGACGCGATCCGCTCGTACTACGACACGTTCATCACCGAGCACGCCCACCAGGTGGAGGCCGACGACATCCCGGGCCGCGAGGCTTTCGCCAGATATGTGCGAAGCATCGACACGTGGCGGATCATCCCCTACATCGATCCGGGCCTTCCGCGGGAGCTGCTGCCCCACGACTGGCCGGGAGAAGAGGGAAGCCGCCTGATGCTTCACCTGCGAGACCGGTACCGGGCTCCCGCGGCCGACTTCGTCTCGACGGTCACCGGAACGGGGCTCGGGAGCCACATCCGGGAGGGCTCCGGCGCCACACCGGAACCACTGCCGAGCGGGCCGTGA
- a CDS encoding tryptophan 2,3-dioxygenase family protein, translating into MDEQEVRMGGNANTRDLEDGIITDLRQQLTYGSYLSLDTLLSAQQPLSAPEHHDELLFIIQHQTTELWLKLVLHELRGACSALAADDLAAALKMIARVKHIQKTLTEQWSVLATLTPTEYAQFRGSLANSSGFQSGQYRAVEFVLGNKNARMLDVFDGEPGTRAVLEEFLEAPSLYDEFLRLLARRGHAVPRAVLERDVTVAHVENADLVGVFKRIYENESEFWAEYEACEELVDIEENFQAWRFRHMRTVRRTIGMKTGTGGSSGVEFLQRALSLTFFPELFSVRTEIGR; encoded by the coding sequence ATGGACGAGCAGGAGGTGCGCATGGGCGGGAATGCCAACACGCGGGACCTGGAAGACGGAATCATCACCGACCTGCGACAGCAGCTCACCTACGGGTCCTACCTGTCGCTGGACACTCTGCTCTCCGCTCAGCAGCCACTGAGCGCTCCCGAGCATCACGACGAGCTGCTGTTCATCATCCAGCACCAGACCACAGAGCTGTGGCTCAAGCTCGTACTGCACGAACTGCGCGGCGCATGCAGCGCTCTGGCGGCCGATGACCTCGCCGCAGCGCTGAAGATGATCGCCAGGGTCAAGCACATCCAGAAGACGCTCACCGAGCAGTGGTCCGTTCTCGCCACCCTGACGCCGACCGAGTACGCGCAGTTCCGGGGCTCGCTCGCCAACTCCTCGGGGTTCCAGTCGGGGCAGTACCGCGCCGTCGAATTCGTGCTCGGCAACAAGAACGCCCGCATGCTCGATGTCTTCGACGGAGAGCCCGGGACGCGCGCCGTGCTGGAGGAGTTCCTCGAGGCGCCGAGCCTGTACGACGAGTTCCTCCGCCTTCTCGCCCGTCGCGGTCACGCCGTCCCGCGCGCGGTGCTGGAGAGGGATGTGACGGTGGCTCACGTGGAGAACGCCGACCTCGTCGGGGTCTTCAAGCGGATCTATGAGAACGAGTCGGAGTTCTGGGCCGAGTACGAGGCGTGCGAGGAACTCGTCGACATCGAGGAGAACTTCCAGGCCTGGCGCTTCCGGCACATGCGAACGGTCCGGCGGACGATCGGGATGAAGACGGGCACCGGCGGATCCAGCGGCGTGGAGTTCCTGCAGCGCGCGCTGTCGCTGACCTTCTTCCCCGAGCTGTTCTCCGTGCGCACCGAGATCGGACGATGA